One genomic segment of Desulfovibrio sp. UCD-KL4C includes these proteins:
- a CDS encoding flagellar motor protein MotB, with protein MAPKKGEEIIYIMGKAPTEPPPDEGLPPWMATFADMVTLLLCFFVLLLSFANQDIANFETMKGSIQKAFGVQFKDRAGRNVAYSDSKFSESSAKKTAKKDMAALELDIRAFIDAGNVSKLMSVNSDQNGVLVRVPSRVLFKPGTATLDPGIHKVLDKIATIMKSKKFNLVVRGHTDDQPTHNNVYDSNWELSAARAASCLRYILQKSGVSHTRVKAVGYAGTKPLVPNTSNQNRGINRRVEYYYQPQSDDW; from the coding sequence GTGGCCCCAAAAAAAGGCGAAGAAATCATATACATTATGGGAAAAGCTCCCACCGAACCGCCTCCTGATGAAGGGCTACCTCCGTGGATGGCTACTTTTGCGGACATGGTTACTTTACTGCTTTGCTTTTTTGTTTTGCTTTTATCTTTTGCTAATCAGGATATTGCTAACTTTGAAACAATGAAAGGGTCAATACAGAAGGCTTTCGGTGTGCAGTTTAAGGATAGAGCAGGGCGAAATGTTGCATATTCTGATAGTAAATTCTCTGAAAGTTCCGCTAAAAAAACAGCTAAGAAAGATATGGCAGCACTTGAGCTTGATATAAGAGCCTTTATCGATGCAGGTAATGTGTCAAAGCTTATGTCTGTGAATTCTGATCAGAACGGTGTTTTGGTTCGTGTCCCCTCCCGTGTTTTGTTTAAACCGGGAACGGCAACTCTTGATCCAGGTATACATAAAGTACTGGATAAAATTGCCACTATAATGAAATCAAAAAAATTCAATTTAGTAGTCAGAGGGCATACAGATGACCAACCTACACACAACAATGTTTATGATTCAAATTGGGAACTTTCGGCTGCAAGAGCAGCTTCTTGTTTAAGGTATATTCTACAGAAATCAGGTGTATCGCATACCAGAGTTAAAGCAGTCGGATATGCTGGAACAAAACCGCTTGTCCCGAATACATCCAATCAAAATCGGGGAATCAATCGAAGAGTTGAATACTACTATCAGCCCCAGTCTGATGATTGGTAA
- a CDS encoding MucR family transcriptional regulator, with translation MEDNLKAALEIVKAQASVRTMTEDEITSMVQKLASGIMRIDEGMSDNAPAAEQVPPVDPKKAIREKSIICLESGKSFKVLTKRHLAKYDITPEEYREKWGYAKKTPLVCKSLQRERRKKMKEMKLWERRKKVEE, from the coding sequence ATGGAAGATAATTTAAAAGCAGCTCTTGAAATTGTAAAAGCACAGGCAAGCGTCAGAACCATGACTGAGGATGAAATAACTTCGATGGTTCAAAAATTAGCATCAGGCATCATGAGAATAGACGAAGGCATGTCAGATAATGCACCTGCAGCAGAACAAGTTCCTCCTGTAGACCCTAAAAAAGCTATCAGAGAAAAATCTATTATCTGCTTGGAATCTGGTAAGTCTTTTAAAGTACTTACTAAAAGACACCTTGCTAAGTATGACATAACCCCTGAAGAATACCGTGAAAAGTGGGGGTACGCTAAAAAGACTCCTTTAGTTTGCAAATCTCTTCAACGCGAACGCCGCAAGAAAATGAAAGAAATGAAGCTATGGGAAAGGCGTAAAAAAGTAGAAGAATAA
- a CDS encoding glycogen/starch/alpha-glucan phosphorylase has protein sequence MAIKDVNEVLEKTGRLDSDSLVESICQHHLSNLGRDYSRTDKFSLYQALAYSLRDRLVGNWIKTQRSYYNQSAKSVYYLSLEFLVGKSLTSNAINLGIEKETEEALENFGFTLEEAEGAEADAGLGNGGLGRLASCFLDSMATLRIPGYGYGIRYEYGIFKQAIENGEQVELPDDWLHTGNPWEFRRRGFVFTIGFYGREEKYTHDDGSVRLRWTDRSKVMALPVDMLIPGYKNDNVINMRLWEAQPAKRFNLDLFNSGDYIRSMEDAVKTETISKVLYPNDERSAGRELRLVQQYFFVSATIQDMLRRFEKLKLEFSELPNRAVVHLNETHPAIAIPELMRILMDEHHLTWDYAWRICRRTFAYTNHTVMPEALEKWPLELMSKVLPRHISIIYEINRRFLEDVEAKFPGEGERLSRMSIIEDGEYPQVRMAWLAVVGSFTVNGVSTLHGELIRKNIFYDFVEMFPGRFTSVTNGITPRRWLKQCNIPLSELITEKIGKDWVTDLSQLEQLKPLAKDQEFQERWYDCKLEAKKKLVKYAQKEYGLYMPSDWMYDVQIKRIHEYKRQVLNVLHAITLYCRLKKDPSSVAVPRVKIFAGKAAPGYFLAKRIIRMINSVGAVINSDSAVNHKLRISFLPNYRVSQAEYIIPATDLSEQISLAGTEASGTGNMKFALNGALTIGTLDGANIEIMEEVGKENIFIFGMDANEVERRKHEGYAPEDVIGGDSELSEVLNLLGDGTFSEGDRGFFGPILDSFFAGGDQYMTLADYRGYIDAQDSLEKIWLDRKKWLEMSILNTAGSGHFSSDRAIMEYATGIWGVHPVEKDK, from the coding sequence ATGGCGATAAAAGACGTTAACGAAGTATTGGAAAAGACTGGCAGGCTTGATTCAGACTCTTTAGTTGAAAGTATTTGTCAACATCATCTTTCGAATCTTGGAAGGGATTATAGCAGAACAGATAAGTTTTCTCTTTATCAGGCTTTAGCTTATTCTCTGCGCGATAGGCTGGTTGGTAATTGGATAAAAACGCAACGTTCTTACTATAATCAGAGTGCAAAAAGCGTTTACTATCTTTCGCTTGAATTTTTAGTGGGTAAGTCTCTTACTAGTAATGCTATTAATCTAGGAATTGAAAAAGAAACAGAAGAAGCTCTTGAAAATTTTGGTTTTACTCTGGAAGAAGCCGAAGGAGCAGAGGCTGATGCCGGACTCGGCAATGGCGGTCTCGGAAGACTCGCGTCTTGTTTTCTTGATTCAATGGCTACGCTTAGAATCCCCGGTTACGGTTACGGTATAAGATACGAGTATGGAATTTTTAAGCAGGCCATTGAAAACGGTGAGCAGGTTGAACTTCCTGATGACTGGCTTCATACCGGAAATCCATGGGAATTTCGAAGAAGGGGTTTTGTTTTTACTATTGGATTCTATGGCAGAGAGGAAAAGTACACCCATGATGATGGTTCTGTACGGCTGCGCTGGACAGACAGATCAAAAGTCATGGCGTTGCCTGTGGATATGCTTATTCCCGGATATAAAAATGATAATGTAATAAATATGAGGCTTTGGGAGGCACAACCTGCCAAGAGGTTTAATCTCGATCTTTTCAATAGCGGTGACTATATCCGTTCAATGGAAGACGCTGTTAAAACCGAAACGATTTCCAAAGTGCTTTACCCTAATGACGAACGTAGTGCCGGGCGAGAATTGCGTTTAGTTCAGCAGTATTTCTTTGTTTCGGCAACTATTCAAGATATGCTTCGCAGATTTGAGAAGTTAAAGCTTGAATTCTCTGAACTTCCGAACAGAGCTGTTGTGCATCTTAATGAAACTCATCCTGCGATAGCTATTCCAGAGCTGATGCGTATTTTAATGGATGAGCATCATCTTACATGGGATTACGCATGGAGAATCTGCCGAAGAACTTTTGCATATACGAATCATACTGTCATGCCGGAAGCTCTTGAAAAGTGGCCTCTTGAATTAATGAGCAAGGTTCTGCCGAGGCATATCTCTATTATCTATGAAATTAACCGTCGCTTTTTAGAAGATGTTGAAGCCAAATTTCCCGGTGAAGGAGAAAGGCTTTCCCGTATGTCCATAATTGAGGATGGAGAGTATCCTCAGGTTCGGATGGCATGGCTTGCCGTTGTGGGAAGTTTTACTGTTAACGGGGTGTCAACTTTGCATGGGGAGTTGATCAGGAAAAATATCTTTTATGATTTTGTTGAAATGTTCCCGGGTCGATTCACTTCGGTAACAAACGGAATTACTCCGCGCAGGTGGCTTAAACAATGCAACATACCTCTTTCAGAGTTGATAACTGAAAAGATTGGTAAAGACTGGGTTACTGATTTATCTCAGCTTGAGCAGCTTAAACCTTTGGCTAAAGATCAGGAATTTCAGGAGCGTTGGTATGATTGCAAATTGGAAGCTAAAAAGAAACTCGTAAAATATGCTCAGAAGGAATACGGTCTTTATATGCCGTCTGACTGGATGTATGATGTACAGATAAAAAGAATTCATGAATATAAACGGCAGGTTTTAAATGTCCTGCATGCGATAACATTGTATTGCAGGTTAAAAAAAGATCCTTCCAGCGTGGCTGTACCACGGGTTAAGATCTTTGCAGGCAAGGCTGCTCCTGGGTATTTCCTTGCCAAACGTATTATCAGGATGATTAATTCAGTCGGGGCTGTTATTAATTCAGACAGTGCTGTGAACCATAAATTGCGGATTTCTTTTTTGCCGAACTACAGGGTTTCGCAGGCCGAATATATTATTCCAGCTACTGACCTTTCTGAACAAATATCACTTGCCGGAACAGAAGCATCCGGCACCGGAAATATGAAATTTGCTCTTAACGGTGCACTGACAATTGGAACTTTGGATGGTGCTAATATTGAGATCATGGAAGAAGTAGGTAAAGAGAATATCTTTATTTTTGGAATGGACGCTAATGAAGTAGAACGTCGCAAGCATGAAGGTTATGCGCCAGAAGATGTGATCGGAGGAGACTCTGAACTTTCAGAAGTGCTGAACCTTCTGGGTGACGGAACTTTTTCTGAAGGTGATCGCGGATTCTTCGGGCCTATTTTGGATTCTTTTTTTGCTGGGGGTGATCAATACATGACTCTTGCAGATTACAGAGGATATATAGATGCTCAGGATTCTCTTGAAAAGATTTGGCTTGATCGCAAGAAGTGGCTTGAAATGTCTATTTTAAACACTGCTGGATCGGGACATTTTTCCAGTGACCGTGCAATAATGGAATATGCAACAGGTATATGGGGAGTTCATCCAGTAGAAAAAGATAAATAG